Proteins from one Mesorhizobium sp. M9A.F.Ca.ET.002.03.1.2 genomic window:
- the murD gene encoding UDP-N-acetylmuramoyl-L-alanine--D-glutamate ligase — protein sequence MIPAASFAGKRVSLFGLGGSGVATARALIEGGADVLAWDDNPDSVGKAAAVGIATGDLHGADWAKFSAFVLSPGVPLTHPKPHWTVELARAAGVEIIGDIELFCRERTLLAPAAPFIAITGTNGKSTTTALTAHILKSAGRDTQMGGNIGRAVMTLDPPEPGRHYVVECSSYQIDLAPSINPTAGVLLNLTPDHLDRHGTMQHYAAIKERLVAGSETAILGVDDSWCAQAADRLERAGRHVIRISRRLPLTDGYFADGTNLMEAVHGRYSRVAFLEGIGSLRGQHNAQNALAAVAACLKVGLELGEIQSGLESFPGLAHRMEQVGRKGHVLFINDSKATNADAAAPALSSFARIYWIAGGLPKEGGIEPLRGLFPRIAKAYLIGEAAPAFSATLGEAVPYEISGTLAAAVEHAASDAASDDGNGEVVVLLSPACASFDQFKNFEVRGEAFRQAASAIDGVKPIGGTR from the coding sequence TTGATCCCCGCCGCATCCTTCGCAGGCAAGCGCGTTTCGCTCTTCGGGCTCGGCGGCTCGGGGGTCGCCACGGCGCGCGCGCTGATCGAGGGCGGAGCGGATGTGCTGGCCTGGGACGACAATCCCGACAGCGTCGGCAAGGCCGCGGCCGTCGGCATCGCGACCGGCGATCTGCACGGCGCCGACTGGGCGAAATTCTCGGCCTTCGTGCTGTCGCCCGGCGTGCCGCTGACGCATCCGAAGCCGCACTGGACAGTGGAACTGGCGCGCGCTGCAGGCGTCGAGATCATTGGCGACATCGAGCTTTTCTGCCGCGAGCGGACCTTGCTGGCGCCGGCAGCACCCTTCATTGCCATCACCGGCACCAACGGCAAATCGACGACCACGGCGCTGACGGCGCATATCCTGAAATCGGCCGGGCGCGACACGCAGATGGGCGGCAATATCGGTCGCGCGGTGATGACGCTCGATCCGCCGGAGCCGGGGCGGCACTATGTCGTGGAATGCTCGTCCTACCAGATCGACCTCGCGCCCTCGATCAATCCGACCGCCGGCGTCCTTCTCAACCTGACGCCGGATCACCTCGACCGCCACGGCACGATGCAGCACTACGCCGCGATCAAGGAACGGCTGGTAGCCGGCAGCGAAACCGCCATCCTCGGTGTCGATGATTCCTGGTGCGCCCAGGCCGCCGACCGGCTGGAACGGGCAGGTCGGCACGTCATCCGCATTTCCAGGCGCCTGCCGCTGACCGACGGCTACTTCGCCGACGGCACCAATCTGATGGAAGCGGTGCATGGCCGTTACAGTCGCGTTGCCTTTCTCGAAGGCATCGGCTCGCTGCGCGGCCAGCACAATGCGCAGAATGCACTGGCCGCCGTCGCCGCCTGCCTCAAGGTCGGGCTCGAGCTGGGCGAGATCCAGTCGGGGCTGGAGAGCTTTCCCGGGCTGGCGCACCGCATGGAGCAGGTCGGCCGCAAGGGTCATGTGCTGTTCATCAACGATTCCAAGGCGACCAATGCCGATGCGGCAGCGCCCGCATTGTCCAGCTTTGCGCGCATCTACTGGATCGCCGGCGGGTTGCCGAAGGAGGGCGGCATCGAGCCGTTGCGCGGCCTCTTTCCGCGTATTGCCAAGGCCTATCTGATCGGCGAGGCCGCACCGGCCTTTTCGGCGACGCTCGGCGAGGCGGTGCCTTATGAGATCTCAGGCACGCTGGCCGCGGCGGTCGAACACGCCGCAAGCGACGCGGCGAGCGATGATGGCAATGGCGAGGTGGTGGTGCTGCTTTCGCCGGCCTGCGCCAGTTTCGACCAGTTCAAGAATTTCGAAGTGCGCGGCGAAGCCTTCAGGCAGGCCGCGAGCGCTATTGATGGCGTGAAGCCCATCGGAGGGACACGATAA
- the mraY gene encoding phospho-N-acetylmuramoyl-pentapeptide-transferase — protein sequence MFTLLVEFADKISVFNVFRYITFRTGGALITAALIVFIFGPAIINSLRLRQGKGQPIRADGPQTHFKKAGTPTMGGLMILCGIVGSSLLWANLSSIYVWVVLLVTLGFGSIGFYDDYLKVTKQSHLGFSGKARLGLEFVIAGIAAWVIMHNGQAPFSSSLTFPFAKEFLINLGWFFIPFSCFVIVGAGNAVNLTDGLDGLAIVPIMIAAASFGVIAYLSGNAVFAEYLQIHFVPGTGELAVVLGAVIGAGLGFLWFNAPPAAIFMGDTGSLALGGLIGTVAVATKHEIVLVIVGGLFVVEILSVIIQVGYFKMTGKRVFLMAPIHHHFEKLGWTESQVVIRFWIIAVILALVGLSTLKLR from the coding sequence ATGTTCACACTGCTCGTCGAATTCGCGGACAAGATCTCGGTCTTCAACGTCTTCCGCTACATAACCTTCCGTACCGGCGGCGCGCTGATCACCGCGGCGCTGATCGTCTTCATCTTCGGGCCGGCCATCATCAATTCGCTGAGGCTGCGGCAGGGCAAGGGCCAGCCGATCCGCGCCGACGGGCCGCAGACGCATTTCAAGAAAGCCGGCACGCCGACCATGGGCGGGCTGATGATCCTGTGCGGCATCGTCGGCTCGTCGCTGCTATGGGCGAACCTGTCCAGCATCTATGTCTGGGTGGTGCTGCTGGTGACGCTGGGTTTCGGCTCGATCGGCTTCTACGACGATTATCTCAAGGTGACCAAGCAATCGCATCTCGGCTTTTCCGGCAAGGCGCGGCTGGGGCTTGAATTCGTCATCGCCGGCATCGCCGCCTGGGTGATCATGCACAACGGCCAGGCGCCGTTCTCGTCGTCGCTGACTTTCCCTTTCGCCAAGGAATTTCTCATCAACCTCGGCTGGTTCTTCATCCCGTTCTCCTGCTTCGTCATCGTCGGCGCCGGCAATGCGGTGAACCTGACCGATGGCCTCGACGGGCTGGCGATCGTGCCGATCATGATCGCGGCGGCGTCCTTCGGCGTGATCGCCTATCTCTCCGGCAATGCGGTGTTCGCCGAATATCTGCAGATCCATTTCGTGCCCGGCACCGGCGAACTGGCGGTGGTCCTCGGCGCGGTGATCGGCGCCGGCCTCGGCTTCCTGTGGTTCAACGCGCCGCCGGCGGCGATCTTCATGGGCGATACCGGCTCGCTGGCCCTGGGTGGCCTGATCGGCACGGTCGCGGTCGCCACCAAGCATGAGATCGTGCTGGTTATCGTCGGCGGCCTGTTCGTCGTCGAGATCCTGTCGGTCATCATCCAGGTCGGCTACTTCAAGATGACCGGCAAGCGCGTGTTCCTGATGGCGCCGATCCACCATCATTTCGAAAAGCTCGGCTGGACCGAAAGCCAGGTGGTGATCCGCTTCTGGATCATCGCCGTCATCCTGGCGCTGGTCGGCCTGTCGACCCTGAAGCTCAGATAG
- a CDS encoding UDP-N-acetylmuramoylalanyl-D-glutamyl-2,6-diaminopimelate--D-alanyl-D-alanine ligase, with translation MSFLWTSEDLVAAMGGRPLGSMPEGISGISIDSRSLQPGDAFFAIKGEVMDGHDFATAAIKAGAGVLVVAEGKLPSLGRLTAPMIVVQDVLAALEKLGLAARARSTARIIAVTGSAGKTTTKEALRHVLSAIGKVHASAQSFNNHWGVPLTLARMPADCDYAVFEIGMNHPDEIRPLVKMVRPHVAIVTLIAAAHLGFFRNLDEIAKAKAEIFEGLEPGGATLLNRDDPRSKLLGKMARDAGVEHVYGFGENARSTFKLVKCVLHADHSVITAKIGGQEVTARIGAPGRHMVQNVLAVLGAAHLVGADIARVALALADLSAERGRGKRHVLRHPRGPITLIDESYNANPASMAAAMALLNATPVSGEGRRIAVLGDMLELGDHSAKLHAALAGLIVGTDTRTVFLAGPEMRALADVLPDEIRTEYRPSAEDLKLVLLSALKPGDVVMIKSSKGIGFSKLVDALLGKFPAVTTTAKQT, from the coding sequence ATGAGTTTCCTGTGGACCTCCGAGGATCTGGTCGCCGCCATGGGTGGACGGCCGCTCGGTTCGATGCCGGAGGGCATTTCCGGCATCTCGATCGACAGCCGCAGCCTGCAACCGGGCGATGCCTTCTTCGCCATCAAGGGCGAGGTGATGGACGGCCATGATTTCGCGACCGCCGCCATCAAGGCCGGCGCCGGCGTGCTGGTCGTCGCCGAGGGCAAGCTGCCGTCGCTCGGGCGGCTGACGGCGCCGATGATCGTCGTGCAGGATGTGCTGGCCGCGCTGGAAAAGCTAGGGCTGGCCGCCCGCGCGCGCTCGACCGCGAGGATCATCGCGGTGACCGGTTCGGCGGGCAAGACCACCACCAAGGAAGCGCTGCGCCACGTGTTGTCCGCGATCGGCAAGGTGCACGCGTCGGCCCAATCTTTCAACAACCACTGGGGCGTGCCGCTGACGCTGGCGCGGATGCCGGCGGATTGCGACTATGCCGTCTTCGAGATCGGCATGAACCATCCCGACGAGATCCGGCCGCTGGTCAAGATGGTCCGGCCGCATGTCGCCATCGTCACGCTGATCGCGGCGGCACATCTCGGCTTCTTCCGCAACCTGGACGAAATCGCCAAGGCCAAGGCCGAGATTTTCGAGGGCCTCGAGCCTGGCGGCGCGACACTGCTCAACCGCGACGATCCGCGCTCGAAGCTGCTGGGCAAAATGGCGAGAGACGCGGGCGTCGAACATGTCTACGGCTTTGGCGAGAATGCCCGCTCGACCTTCAAGCTGGTCAAATGCGTGCTGCATGCCGACCATTCCGTCATCACCGCCAAAATCGGCGGGCAGGAGGTCACCGCCAGGATTGGCGCGCCCGGGCGCCACATGGTGCAGAATGTGCTGGCGGTGCTGGGTGCCGCGCATCTGGTCGGCGCCGACATTGCCAGGGTGGCGCTGGCGCTGGCTGATCTTTCGGCCGAGCGCGGCCGCGGCAAGCGCCATGTGCTGCGCCACCCCCGGGGTCCGATCACGCTGATTGACGAGAGCTACAACGCCAATCCGGCGTCGATGGCTGCGGCAATGGCGCTGCTCAACGCGACGCCGGTGTCGGGCGAAGGCAGGCGCATCGCCGTGCTCGGCGACATGCTCGAACTCGGCGACCACTCGGCGAAGCTGCATGCGGCGCTTGCCGGTCTCATCGTCGGCACGGACACGCGCACGGTCTTCCTCGCCGGCCCGGAAATGCGGGCGCTGGCCGATGTCCTGCCCGACGAGATCAGGACGGAGTATCGCCCCAGTGCCGAGGATCTGAAGCTGGTGCTTCTGTCGGCGCTGAAGCCTGGCGATGTGGTGATGATCAAATCGTCGAAAGGCATCGGGTTTTCCAAGCTGGTCGACGCATTGCTCGGCAAATTTCCGGCCGTAACCACAACCGCCAAACAGACCTAG
- a CDS encoding UDP-N-acetylmuramoyl-L-alanyl-D-glutamate--2,6-diaminopimelate ligase, with translation MKLKDLAGILPVEGTAPFDAEVTGISSDSRTVKTGVIFFALTGAKADGAAYAADAAERGATAIVAGRGSAVAGLPVPVLAVDDPRLALALSAARYFGRQPQTMVAVTGTSGKTSVAAFTRQIWEQSGFAAASIGTTGVVAPGRNEYGSLTTPDPVDLHRLLRELADAGVTHASMEASSHGLDQRRLDGVKLAAGGFTNLGRDHMDYHPTVEDYHRAKLRLFDTLLPKGAPAVIFADDPWSEPTIRAARAAGLDVLTVGRHGAFLRLKRVEHERHRQRAEVEVDGVLHEVDLPLAGDFQIANALVSAGLAISTGTPAAKALMALEKLKGAPGRLDLVGTTSNGAPVYVDYAHKPDALENVLASVRPFTTGRVVVVFGCGGDRDRGKRPIMGEIATRLADVVIVTDDNPRSEVPQSIRTAILAAAPGAIEIGDRRRAIHEAVAMLHAGDTLIVAGKGHEEGQTIGSETLHFSDHEEVRSALQEHAA, from the coding sequence ATGAAGCTGAAAGATCTAGCCGGTATCCTGCCTGTCGAAGGAACAGCTCCCTTCGATGCGGAGGTTACCGGGATTTCGTCGGATTCCCGCACGGTCAAGACCGGCGTGATCTTCTTCGCGCTCACCGGTGCCAAGGCGGATGGCGCGGCCTATGCCGCTGACGCCGCCGAACGCGGCGCCACAGCGATCGTGGCTGGCAGGGGCAGCGCCGTCGCCGGCCTGCCGGTGCCGGTTCTCGCCGTCGACGATCCGCGCCTTGCGCTGGCGCTGAGCGCTGCCCGCTACTTCGGCAGGCAACCGCAAACCATGGTCGCGGTGACCGGCACCAGCGGCAAGACATCGGTTGCGGCCTTCACCAGGCAGATATGGGAGCAGTCAGGCTTTGCCGCCGCTTCGATCGGCACCACCGGCGTGGTGGCGCCGGGCCGCAACGAATATGGCTCGCTGACCACGCCCGACCCGGTCGATCTGCACAGGCTGCTGCGGGAACTGGCAGATGCCGGCGTCACCCACGCATCGATGGAGGCCTCCAGCCATGGCCTCGACCAGCGCCGGCTCGACGGCGTGAAGCTTGCGGCCGGGGGCTTCACCAATCTCGGCCGCGACCACATGGACTATCATCCGACGGTCGAGGACTATCACCGCGCCAAGCTGCGCCTGTTCGACACGCTGCTGCCGAAGGGCGCGCCGGCCGTGATCTTTGCCGACGATCCGTGGTCGGAGCCGACGATCCGGGCGGCGAGGGCGGCGGGGCTGGACGTGCTGACGGTCGGCCGTCATGGCGCGTTCCTGAGACTGAAGCGGGTCGAGCACGAGCGTCATCGCCAGCGTGCCGAGGTGGAGGTCGATGGCGTTCTCCACGAGGTCGATCTGCCGCTGGCCGGCGATTTCCAGATCGCCAACGCCCTGGTTTCGGCGGGCCTTGCCATCTCCACTGGAACGCCTGCCGCCAAAGCCCTGATGGCGTTGGAGAAATTGAAGGGCGCGCCGGGCCGGCTCGACCTCGTTGGGACAACATCCAACGGTGCGCCGGTCTATGTCGATTACGCGCACAAGCCGGATGCGCTGGAAAATGTGTTGGCCTCGGTACGGCCGTTCACCACCGGTCGCGTCGTTGTCGTGTTCGGCTGCGGCGGCGACCGCGACCGCGGCAAGCGCCCGATCATGGGCGAGATCGCCACGCGGCTCGCCGATGTCGTCATCGTCACCGACGACAATCCGCGCTCGGAAGTGCCCCAATCGATCCGCACTGCGATCCTTGCCGCTGCACCTGGCGCCATCGAGATCGGCGACCGGCGCAGGGCGATCCACGAAGCCGTCGCCATGCTCCATGCCGGCGACACGCTGATCGTGGCCGGCAAGGGCCATGAGGAAGGCCAGACCATCGGCTCTGAAACGCTGCATTTTTCCGACCATGAGGAGGTCCGCTCCGCGCTCCAGGAGCACGCCGCATGA
- a CDS encoding penicillin-binding protein 2 has protein sequence MIARVPLIAGLLKRRAKSGDDGSIVVEGARKATGGKGRTRIVMTMAVFFGIYSTITGRLVYLGFQNPDLSGGPQSRVTASRPDIVDRNGEVLATDIKTASLFAEPRRIVDADEAIERLATVLPEIDYEQTYHKLKSGAGFVWLQRQLTPKQQSDIMQLGIPGFGFRTEKRRFYPAGETSSYIVGLTNIDNKGISGMEKYIDEQGLSDLQASGLAVAKDLKPVRLSIDLRVQHIVRDEVATGMEKYRAIAAGAVVLNIKTGEVMAMASVPDFDPNNPYNAQDKDRLNRMSAGLYEMGSTLKSFTTAMALDSGKVTLESRFDASRPIRIGRQTIHDFHGKARVLSVPEVFIYSSNIGSAKEAEAVGIEGHREFLHRLGILERMQTELPEVARPTEPKVWKQVHSITIAFGHGVSTTPLQTAVGCAALLNGGYLIQPTFLKRAQEQAISVAKKVVSDKTVEDMRYLYALNAEKGSGRNARVPGYRVGGKTGTAEKVVNGRYSKDKNFNAFVAAFPMDDPQYVVLTIADEPKPEKPGMGATAASNAGVMAANIIRRSASMLGVKPDFSHENGATLVSYQ, from the coding sequence ATGATCGCAAGGGTTCCATTGATCGCCGGGCTGCTGAAGCGCCGTGCCAAATCCGGCGACGACGGATCGATTGTGGTCGAAGGCGCCCGCAAGGCGACCGGCGGCAAGGGCAGGACCCGCATCGTGATGACGATGGCGGTCTTCTTCGGCATCTATTCGACCATCACCGGGCGGCTGGTCTATCTGGGTTTCCAGAATCCCGACCTGTCCGGCGGCCCGCAGAGCCGGGTGACGGCGTCACGGCCCGACATTGTCGACCGCAACGGCGAAGTGCTGGCGACGGATATCAAAACGGCGTCGCTGTTTGCCGAACCGCGCCGCATCGTCGACGCCGACGAGGCGATCGAGAGGTTGGCGACGGTGCTTCCCGAAATCGACTACGAGCAGACCTACCACAAGCTCAAGAGCGGTGCCGGCTTCGTCTGGCTGCAGCGGCAACTGACGCCCAAGCAACAATCTGACATCATGCAGCTCGGCATTCCCGGCTTTGGCTTCCGTACCGAAAAGCGGCGTTTCTATCCGGCCGGCGAAACCTCATCCTACATTGTCGGTCTCACCAACATCGACAACAAGGGCATCTCCGGCATGGAGAAATACATCGACGAACAGGGGCTGAGCGACCTTCAGGCGTCGGGCCTGGCGGTGGCCAAGGATCTGAAGCCGGTGCGGCTCTCGATCGACCTGCGCGTCCAGCATATCGTGCGTGACGAGGTCGCCACCGGCATGGAGAAATACCGCGCGATCGCGGCAGGCGCAGTCGTTCTCAACATCAAGACCGGCGAGGTGATGGCGATGGCCTCGGTTCCCGATTTCGATCCGAACAATCCCTACAATGCGCAGGACAAGGACCGCTTGAACCGCATGTCGGCCGGCCTCTATGAAATGGGTTCGACCTTGAAGAGCTTCACCACCGCCATGGCGCTCGATTCCGGCAAAGTGACGCTGGAAAGCCGTTTCGACGCTTCGCGCCCGATCAGGATCGGCCGTCAGACCATCCATGATTTTCATGGCAAGGCCCGGGTGCTGTCGGTGCCGGAAGTGTTCATCTACTCGTCCAACATCGGTTCGGCCAAGGAAGCCGAAGCGGTGGGCATCGAGGGGCACCGCGAATTCCTGCATCGCCTGGGGATCCTCGAGAGGATGCAGACGGAACTGCCCGAGGTCGCCCGCCCGACCGAGCCCAAAGTCTGGAAACAGGTCCATTCGATCACCATCGCCTTCGGTCACGGTGTGTCGACGACGCCGCTGCAGACGGCGGTGGGCTGCGCCGCGCTGCTGAACGGCGGCTATCTGATCCAGCCGACATTCCTGAAACGCGCGCAGGAACAGGCGATCTCGGTGGCCAAGAAAGTCGTCAGCGACAAGACCGTCGAAGACATGCGCTATCTCTACGCACTCAATGCCGAGAAAGGGTCAGGCAGGAACGCCAGGGTTCCAGGCTATCGCGTCGGCGGCAAGACGGGAACGGCCGAGAAGGTTGTCAACGGCCGCTACTCAAAGGACAAGAATTTCAACGCCTTCGTCGCGGCTTTCCCGATGGACGATCCGCAATACGTCGTGCTTACGATCGCCGACGAACCGAAGCCGGAAAAACCCGGCATGGGTGCGACGGCCGCCTCGAATGCAGGCGTCATGGCCGCGAACATCATCCGACGTTCAGCTTCCATGCTTGGCGTAAAGCCAGATTTCAGCCATGAAAATGGCGCAACGCTGGTTTCCTATCAGTGA
- the rsmH gene encoding 16S rRNA (cytosine(1402)-N(4))-methyltransferase RsmH translates to MMAGYGDDPHAVGGPARHIPVLLAEVLEALSPKPGEVIVDGTFGAGGYTKAILASGASVVAIDRDPDAIAAGRALEQQAGGKLRLVQAPFSTLDEHVESADGVVLDIGVSSMQIDEAERGFSFRADGPLDMRMAQAGLSAADVVNSFKVGDLARIFGFLGEERHAGRIARMIEARREKRPFERTLDLADAIETHIGRAPKDKIHPATRVFQALRIFVNDELGELAKALFAAERVLKPGGRLAVVTFHSLEDRIVKRFIADRADAATGSRHLPEAQARTATFKKVGSGVTPDEAEISANPRARSARLRTAARTDAPARAGDFSIFGLPKLPDPKLPGVDRPGER, encoded by the coding sequence ATGATGGCGGGCTACGGCGATGACCCTCACGCCGTTGGCGGACCGGCCCGTCACATTCCGGTCCTCCTTGCCGAAGTGCTGGAGGCGCTTTCGCCCAAACCCGGCGAGGTGATCGTCGACGGCACCTTCGGCGCCGGCGGCTACACCAAAGCCATTCTGGCAAGCGGCGCTTCAGTCGTCGCCATCGACCGCGATCCGGATGCGATCGCTGCGGGTCGTGCCCTCGAACAACAAGCGGGCGGCAAACTCAGGCTCGTTCAGGCGCCGTTCTCGACATTGGACGAGCATGTCGAAAGCGCCGACGGGGTCGTGCTCGACATCGGCGTGTCCTCCATGCAGATCGACGAGGCGGAACGCGGTTTTTCGTTCCGCGCTGATGGGCCGCTCGACATGCGCATGGCGCAAGCGGGCCTGAGCGCCGCCGATGTCGTCAACAGTTTCAAAGTGGGAGACCTTGCCCGCATCTTCGGGTTTCTCGGCGAAGAGCGCCATGCCGGCCGCATCGCGCGCATGATCGAAGCCCGTCGCGAAAAACGTCCGTTCGAGCGCACGCTCGACCTTGCCGACGCGATCGAGACGCATATCGGCCGCGCGCCGAAGGACAAGATCCATCCGGCGACCCGCGTCTTCCAGGCGCTGCGCATTTTCGTCAATGACGAACTCGGCGAACTGGCCAAAGCGCTGTTTGCGGCTGAACGCGTGCTGAAACCGGGCGGGCGGCTGGCCGTGGTGACGTTCCACTCCCTGGAAGACCGCATCGTCAAACGCTTCATAGCTGATCGCGCCGATGCGGCGACCGGATCGCGGCACCTGCCCGAGGCGCAGGCGCGCACCGCCACCTTCAAAAAGGTGGGTAGCGGCGTAACGCCCGATGAGGCCGAGATATCAGCCAATCCGCGCGCGCGCTCGGCCAGGCTGCGCACTGCTGCGCGCACCGACGCGCCGGCGCGCGCCGGCGACTTTTCGATTTTCGGGCTTCCAAAACTTCCTGACCCAAAACTTCCTGGCGTCGATCGGCCGGGAGAGAGGTGA
- the mraZ gene encoding division/cell wall cluster transcriptional repressor MraZ, whose protein sequence is MDRFLSSAVNKVDAKGRVSVPAHFRAVVQKRGYSELYGLRCLDRPAMDVGGLDLLDRYEQRIAQEDPFLQTADDMSFFCHGDGAFLKLDQDGRITMTDFIREHTGIAAEVAFVGRGNFFQIWEPGRLTAYGAEARARLLQLRQGTKPGERPE, encoded by the coding sequence ATGGACCGGTTTCTGTCAAGCGCGGTGAACAAGGTCGATGCGAAGGGGCGGGTGTCCGTTCCGGCGCATTTCCGTGCGGTTGTGCAGAAACGCGGCTATTCGGAACTCTATGGGCTGCGCTGCCTGGATCGTCCGGCGATGGATGTCGGCGGGCTCGACCTGCTCGATCGCTACGAGCAGCGCATCGCGCAGGAAGACCCTTTCCTGCAGACGGCGGACGACATGTCGTTCTTCTGCCACGGCGACGGAGCCTTCCTGAAGCTCGACCAGGACGGCCGCATCACGATGACCGATTTCATCCGCGAGCATACGGGCATTGCTGCGGAAGTGGCTTTTGTCGGCCGCGGCAATTTCTTTCAGATCTGGGAACCTGGACGGCTCACCGCCTATGGGGCGGAAGCACGCGCCCGGCTTCTGCAGCTTCGGCAGGGGACGAAGCCTGGGGAGCGACCGGAATGA
- a CDS encoding cystathionine gamma-lyase yields MPDTARSRAAALAHLRRGRLAKGDPIPLPLTMAAIFHAPGDATGFDQYGRFSNPTWGAVEHMLTHLEGAPCVGFPSGMAAISAVFFGLLKGGDRILLPSDGYHTTRALAERFLKPFGVTYDLRPTSTFLDGGFDGYRLAFVETPANPGLDLCDIAAVAEAVHKAGAILVVDNTTMTPFGQRPLDLGADIVIAADTKAPNGHSDVLFGHVASRNADIIAAVSGWRETSGAIPGPFEAWLVHRGLETLDVRFDRMCSSAEVIARRLKDHRAISGLRFPGLESDPSHNLARAQMERFGFLISFVLASQDKAEDFINNCALMQAATSFGGVHTSAERRAKRGDAVAPGFVRLSVGCEPVEELWKAIEASLDRIGR; encoded by the coding sequence ATGCCCGACACAGCCAGGTCACGCGCCGCGGCCCTTGCTCACCTGCGCCGAGGCAGGCTTGCCAAGGGCGATCCAATTCCGCTGCCCCTAACCATGGCCGCCATTTTTCACGCGCCTGGCGACGCCACCGGCTTCGATCAATACGGCCGCTTCAGCAATCCAACCTGGGGCGCGGTCGAGCATATGCTGACGCATCTGGAAGGCGCACCATGTGTTGGCTTTCCTTCGGGAATGGCTGCGATCTCGGCGGTTTTTTTCGGGCTGCTCAAAGGCGGCGACCGTATCCTGCTGCCGTCGGACGGCTATCACACCACGCGGGCGCTGGCAGAACGCTTCCTCAAGCCTTTCGGCGTCACCTACGATCTCCGGCCGACATCGACCTTCCTCGATGGCGGCTTCGATGGATATCGACTGGCCTTCGTCGAGACGCCCGCCAATCCAGGATTGGATCTCTGCGACATTGCCGCCGTCGCCGAAGCCGTGCACAAGGCGGGCGCGATCCTTGTCGTGGACAACACGACGATGACGCCCTTCGGCCAGCGTCCGCTCGATCTCGGCGCCGACATTGTCATTGCCGCTGACACCAAGGCACCCAATGGCCATTCCGACGTCCTGTTCGGCCATGTCGCCAGCCGCAATGCGGACATCATCGCCGCGGTGTCCGGCTGGCGTGAGACCTCAGGCGCCATTCCTGGCCCGTTCGAAGCATGGCTGGTGCATCGTGGCCTCGAAACGCTGGACGTGCGTTTCGACCGCATGTGCTCCTCCGCCGAAGTGATAGCGCGCCGACTGAAAGACCACCGTGCGATCAGCGGGCTGCGCTTTCCGGGTCTGGAAAGCGACCCTTCGCACAATCTTGCCCGCGCCCAGATGGAGCGCTTCGGCTTTCTGATCTCGTTCGTGCTGGCCTCGCAGGACAAGGCCGAGGATTTCATTAACAACTGCGCATTGATGCAGGCGGCGACGTCCTTCGGCGGCGTCCACACCTCCGCCGAACGGCGGGCGAAAAGAGGCGATGCGGTTGCGCCGGGCTTCGTCCGCCTTTCGGTCGGCTGCGAGCCCGTTGAAGAGCTATGGAAGGCGATCGAGGCGTCGCTGGACAGGATCGGCCGCTAA
- a CDS encoding type II toxin-antitoxin system RelE/ParE family toxin, with protein sequence MLPIIRAARAEDDLIAIWLHVGHDSEAAADRLLDRFEARWQQLATYPFSGAPREDIAPGIRHLVVGEYLTLYRVADDAIEIVRVLHGRRKIEVDDLNP encoded by the coding sequence TTGCTGCCTATCATCCGGGCGGCGCGTGCTGAAGACGACCTGATAGCAATCTGGCTTCATGTTGGACACGATAGCGAGGCCGCGGCAGATCGTTTGCTCGATCGCTTCGAAGCCCGGTGGCAGCAATTGGCGACTTACCCTTTCTCAGGCGCGCCGCGCGAAGATATCGCGCCTGGTATCCGCCATCTGGTCGTCGGCGAATACCTCACCTTGTATCGCGTCGCCGACGATGCGATCGAAATCGTTCGCGTGCTGCACGGTCGGCGCAAGATCGAGGTCGACGACCTGAATCCTTGA
- a CDS encoding type II toxin-antitoxin system ParD family antitoxin → MGQVDKRSITLSPELAAAVDDVVAAGEYASASEVIRDALRQWKDRRDLHGYTVEELRKLVQEGIDSGPGRFASMDEIKAEARRRLRSDDAA, encoded by the coding sequence ATGGGCCAAGTCGATAAACGCAGCATCACGCTTTCGCCCGAACTGGCGGCGGCGGTCGACGACGTGGTTGCCGCCGGCGAATACGCTTCGGCGAGCGAGGTGATCCGCGACGCACTCAGGCAATGGAAGGACCGGCGCGACCTGCACGGCTATACGGTCGAGGAGTTGCGAAAGCTGGTGCAGGAAGGGATCGACAGCGGGCCGGGACGGTTTGCATCGATGGATGAAATCAAGGCTGAGGCGCGCAGGCGTTTGCGATCCGATGACGCAGCATGA